From Channa argus isolate prfri chromosome 21, Channa argus male v1.0, whole genome shotgun sequence, one genomic window encodes:
- the si:ch211-244b2.3 gene encoding uncharacterized protein si:ch211-244b2.3, with protein sequence MANEEEFPYLLPAPVSGKHYEWQLSVGHQWLTIDNDYVIETHYCQPGAKGMTINTSQGKVFIDFDNLQTTNAALKVQRISFLPQGQTEEVGWYFRDDHLWHEYGSQGSAMLASSISSRDVEHQFALNPQGNFTFKVGRACYKLDFSTMTQTNCITGLCRNVRRRPKFSSRAGSLYSTSLLPVDSSSQLTDGGYKWEFMAEEGEWTEYQAHICSFASIDIERQYQLNPQGQLHFVIKRFSYTLDFSSMCQVNNNIGTRRAVRRTVINGGQQRSRLGTQPRWQFRDVGGIWKDYSNECDQCSISSQDIEQQYLKNPSGILIFNTQEFSYELNFSAMTQRNMSTNTTRSVRRLNP encoded by the exons ATG GCAAATGAAGAGGAGTTTCCCTATTTACTGCCAGCTCCAG TCAGTGGGAAACACTATGAGTGGCAGCTGTCAGTTGGACATCAGTGGCTCACAATTGACAATGATTATGTAATTGAGACCCACTACTGCCAACCTGGAGCTAAAGGAATGACCATCAACACCAGCCAAGG GAAGGTGTTCATAGACTTTGATAACTTACAGACAACAAACGCTGCTCTAAAAGTGCAGAGAATCAGCTTTCTACCCCAGGGCCAGACAGAGGAAGTAGGCTGGTATTTCAGAGACGACCATCTGTGGCATGAATACGGGTCACAG GGCTCCGCCATGTTGGCCTCATCAATTAGCAGTAGAGATGTTGAGCATCAGTTTGCACTCAACCCTCAGGGCAACTTCACCTTCAAAGTGGGCCGTGCGTGCTACAAACTGGACTTCTCTA CCATGACCCAAACCAACTGCATCACAGGCTTATGCAGGAATGTACGCAGGCGTCCTAAATTCTCTTCTAGAGCGGGAAG TCTTTACTCCACCTCACTTCTGCCCGTGGATTCCTCCTCCCAGCTCACCGATGGAGGTTACAAGTGGGAGTTCATGGCAGAAGAGGGGGAATGGACAGAATATCAAGCACAT ATATGCTCATTTGCCAGCATAGACATTGAGAGACAGTACCAGCTGAATCCTCAGGGACAGCTTCACTTCGTGATCAAGAGATTCTCATACACATTGGATTTTTCAA GCATGTGTCAAGTCAATAACAACATCGGGACTAGAAGAGCAGTGAGGAGGACTGTGATCAACGGAGGTCAACAGAGAAGCAG gTTGGGCACACAACCACGCTGGCAATTCCGAGATGTAGGAGGAATATGGAAAGATTATTCCAAT GAATGTGATCAGTGCAGCATTTCAAGTCAGGACATTGAGCAGCAGTATCTAAAAAACCCTTCAGgcattttgatatttaataCCCAGGAATTCAGCTATGAACTGAACTTCTCAG cGATGACCCAGAGAAACATGTCCACAAACACCACCAGATCAGTGCGACGACTTAACCCGTGA